A window of Daucus carota subsp. sativus chromosome 2, DH1 v3.0, whole genome shotgun sequence genomic DNA:
TGATCGTGTTTTACTTCATGATTTGGATATTACAGCGAGATGGGGTAGGTATTTTTCTGAGTTATTTAACGCGGCACGAGGAAGGGATATTGTTTCTGAAAATAAGATTGTACATGTTCCAAACAATGATGTGGATATGGGTCAAGATATTACTGTGGCAGAGGTTCGCGCAGCTTTATGCATGATGGGTAAAGGTAAGGCAGTTGGGCTGTATGAGATTCCGATTGAGGTATGGAAGTGTTTGGCACAACAGGGGGTAAGATGGTTGACGGCTCTTTTTAATGTGATCTTCCGAACATCCAAGATGCCGAGTGAGTGGCGGTTGAGTGTTGTGGTACCCATCTACAAGAATAAAGGTGATGCTCAAAGTTGTAGTAATTATTGTGGTATTAAGTTGCTTAGTCATACAATGAAACTCTGGGAGCGAGTTATTGAGTGCAGGGTTCGAAGAATTGTTACCATTTCAGCGAATCAATTTGGTTTTATGCCTGGGAGGTCAACAACTGAGGCGATTTATCTCATTCGTTGCCTTATGGAGAAATATCGAGAGCGTCGTAAGGATCTTCATATGGTATTTATAGATCTTGAAAAGGCTTATGATAGTGTACCACGGGCCGTTCTTTGGAGATGTTTAGCAGCGCGAGGGGTTCCGTCGATGTATATTCGAACCATACAAGATATGTATTCAGCAGTGGAGACTTGTGTTTGGACACCCGTTGGAGATATTCAGTATTTCCCAGTGGAAGTAGGACTTCATCAAGGTTCAGTGTTAAGCCCGTtgctttttataattgttttggaTGTGATTACCTGTGACATTCAAGCGCCTGTGCCTTCGTGTATGCTTTTTGCTGATGATATTGTATTAATAGCTGAGTCTCGGTATGAGGTTAATGTAAAGCTGGAACAATGGCGTGCATCACTGGAGGGTTATGGGTTGCGTTTGAGCCGTTCTAAGACTGAGTACCTTTGCACCAATTTCAGCGAGGAGATTCACGAGGAAGGTGTATCTGTATGTATTGCGGAGTCTCATGTACCAAAAGTTAATACCTTTAAATACTTGGGTTCTATTATTCAGAGTAATGGTGATATTTATGCGGATGTGACGCATCGTATTTCGATAGGAAGGTTTCGATGGAGGGCTGCTACTGGTGTCTTGTGTGATAAAAGTGTACCGTATAAGTTGAAAGGTAAATTCTATCGAGTAGCGATCAGACCGTCAATGCTATATGGTTCTGAGTGCTGGCCATTAAGAAAAGCTCAGGAGCGTAGGCTAGAGACAGCGGAAATGCTTATGTTGCGTTGGATGTGTGGTAAAACCATGACAGATCATATACCAAATGTTATTTTTCGACGCCTTTTATGTGTGGAGGCTATCTCTAAGAAAATAAGGGAGGGGCGTTTACGTTGGTATGAACATGTTCGACGAAAATGTAACTCGGCCACAGTTAGAAGAGTTGAACATATATCGGTTCGGGGTAAGGTAAAGAGAGGTCGGCCCCGTCGGACGTGGGCTGATCAATTAAGTTTAGATATGGGAGCCCTAAATCTCACGGGTGATATGACAGTAGATAGAAATGATTGGAGAAGAcgtattagagtagttgagactCGGTCTCGTGGCGTTCAGAGGTTTTGATTGTCATGACATTATGCTTTCAGAACAGGTTCAAATTATTGATGGACATAGGAATTAAAGACAAAGAGGTTTTGAGTGTTATTGCTATATATTGTGACGAAGAGGTTCAGCTCTTTCATTGACAGACGAATTAGAGGTAAAGGTGAGTCCCATGTGTTTGCAACCATGGGCTCAGGTACTATTTACATATGTATCACACCATACTTTGTCTTGCACTAAGCTGGGGGTCTGCACGAAAACAGCCTCCGTATTCTTTAGAGTAGGGGTATGGtctgcgtacattttaccctccccagaccctgctctaagcgggatatactgggtttgtttggtttggttatttAAAGTGTTGAATTCTTAATAATGGATAgactaaatttaatttaatatatgaattttaatataattttttaaatttccatTTTAAGCAAATTTTACTCCATTGACTTTGAATGCTTGATGACTTGAAACAAGAGGAACTTACAATATTCCTGGTTTTGAAACCAGTCAATGTAGCTGCAACCAAACCACTGACTCTGCCGTGCCAGGCTCCTGTCGGTCCGAATATCCCTCAGTGGCAAAACCGTAAATAAACCAAATACCAGGGCCACACTATTTCCCAAAGACCATATATCAAGAAACACAAAACAGCACATCTAGAGTTTACCATTTGAACACAAGACATttttacacacacacaacatCATTGAGTGTGTATCTCTCTCACCTGCACATCAAAAACTTCTAAAGATTCAAACTTTAGGCCAGCCCTTCACTTAAAAAGGTATGTGTTTGTAGgaaaacatgtttttttttgagTTAAAGTAGTGATCTTTAATCAAAtttcctatttttttttcttatttttggtGAAATTTTGTGGTTTTGTGTGTTTATTGATATGGGTTTGTTGTAACTAGGAAGATTTGTGTTCTTGATTGGTTTTGTTGATTTGGGTGTTGATTTGAGTCCCTTTTGGTGCTTGATTTTGATATAATCATGAgcaattgaataaataaaacaaaatgagaattttttattttttttgggattGTAGAGGTTTTGATTTGGTTATTTGTTAAGTTTTGTGGTTAGATGTGGTTATCATTCATGAATTGGGTTTCTACTTTTGTACTTTTAAGATGCTTTATTTTTTCCATTTTTGGATATTATGTTAGTCTCtctgttgttttaaaatttgccAAATTAGGATTGTTTCAAATGGGCTCATGTCTCTCAGTGCGTGTGATAAGCTGAAATTGAAATTTGTACCTCAACGGCTCAACTTAGTCTTTGGCTACCATTCTTTGCTTTATATGGGTACCTACTTAATCGATTGTTATGAACTGTCAAGTAGTTGTGTTCTGTTAATTTGTTCCGATTCTCGTATGCAAAACATAGGGGTAACCCTTGGATGAACAAACAGTCTTTACCTTGATTTTAAATGGTTGGGTGTTGATTATCATTATATCTATTTGTATAATTATACTGATGATTATATTGAAGGATAGCAGTGCTCCTTAGTTTGAGTTCCAATTTTAAGTCTTGTCTAGAAATTATGGATAATGGCCCGTTTTCTTTTTAAAGGAAGTTGTGATATGTTGAAGAATCAAGTATTATGCTCTTGTGATTACtgctaataattaaaaaaactaaattgTCTAGCTTTAATTTTGTTCGTTCTCCTTTCGTTTTGTGTGTCCTATGCTGTTTTTTAAATAGAAGATGTACTAATTATGTCTTCTTAATGCAGGCTACACTTTGTTTTACAGTTCGATTCTTTCTTCTTTGGAGGTGGCAACGAATCTAAAACTTTTTCTGCAAAGATAATCATGTTTCTGCTTTCATATGTCACAATGATATCTCAATTAGTTGTGAACCAAGACGTTTATTGACGACATCTTTACTGTCGGGCAGTTGtaaaatcttttgaaattttCCGAAGAAGATATTATAGTTTTTCAGTCTAGTAATTTGGTATTTTTTAAATGCAAACATTCCATGGAAGTCAGAGTTCTGGAACTACCCAGAGGCTGTATTACCAACCAATGCAGCAGGTGGAACCATATTGGATACAGAATAAAAAAGCCTCCTCAGATAATAGCAGTCAAGAGACAGCACATTCATCTCCTCACGATGAACAGTTCTTTACCCTGGACTCATCTCCAGCTGATTATGTCACCTATGATTCACCTTCTGTTGCAAGCATCTCTTCTAATCGAAGTCCTTTCTCTTCCCAATATTCTCAGTCATACCGGTCAGATCAACATCAATCTCCTGAAAATACATATGGGTCACCAGTGAGTGGCTCTTCCATGATTGATGATGGGAATGCACTGAAGCATATTTTGAAGGAACTAGAAAGTAAATTGCTAGGGCCTGAATCTGAAGCTGATGATGTTTGCAGTTACTCCTTCAACAGTGCTACCCCTGAAGTTACCTCTTTGACAAAGTATGATAGATTGTTGCAAATGGTTCCAAGCTTGGATGTCAAACAAGTGCTTGTTGCCTGTGCTGAAGCAATAGCAGATGGTGATGTATCAAGTGTTGCTCCGCTAATTAATGTTTTGGAACGGATGGTTTCAGTTACCGGGGATCCTATGCAACGGCTGGGTGCATACATGATGGAAGGGATTAAAGCACGAATGTTATCCTCTGGGAGCATAATTTACAAAAAGCTGAAATGCAATGAGCCCACAAGCTCTGAACTAATGTCTTACATGGGTGTCATCTACCAAATTGTTCCGTTCTACAAATTCGCATACATGTCTTCCAATGTTATCATCAAAGAAGCCGTGGAATATGAGCCTGTAATCCATATTATTGATTTTCAAATAGCCCAAGGCAGCCAGTGGGTTTCCCTCATTCAGGCTCTCTCATCACGGCCTGGAGGGCCCCCAATTGTCCGTGTCACAGGTGTTGATGATTCCAATTCAGCTTATGCTCGAGGTGGGGGACTTCAACTGGTTGGGGAGAGGTTAACAAAAGTTGCAGAATCATGTGGGGTTCCATTTGAATTCCACGGTGCAGCCATCAATGGTTCAGAGGTCAAGCGTGAAAATCTCAGGATTCGACAAGGTGAGGCATTAGTTGTGAACTTCCCATATGTGTTGCACCATATGCCAGATGAAAGTGTAAGTACCGCAAATCATCGCGACCGCCTATTAAGATTAATCAAGAGTTTGTCCCCCAAGGTGGTGACCCTTGTTGAACAAGAATCTAATACCAACACTTCTCCCTTCTTACTTCGGTTTAGAGAGACCCTTGACTATTACACAGCCATGTTTGAAGCAATTGACGCATCTCGCTCTAGAGATGACCGGCAGAGGATAAGTGCAGAAGAACATTGTGTAGCACGAGACATCGTCAACATGATAGCATGCGAAGGTGAAGAGAGAGTGGAAAGGCATGAACTATTTGGTAAGTGGAGCTCGAGACTTCGAATGGCTGGATATACACAATGTCAGCTAAGTCACACTGTGGGGGGTGTCGTACAAGATATGTTGAAGGAGTATAGTGGGTATTTTAGGCTTGAACACCGTGATGGGGCGTTGTATCTTCGATGGAAGAACCGAGATTTGGTCACTTGTTCCGCATGGAGGTGAAAATGCTAATGTTAGTGTCTGCTATGTAGCTTCTGTAAATTTTGTGGTGAGGACTTAAACTTAATGCAATGATAAAAAGTGTTATGTGGAGGGTGGAGTTGCAGCTTGTTAGTCATAAAATCTTGTTATCTTGTAGCACTAAAGATATGAAATAGACTAATTTCAGTTTTCTATCATCATTCTGAATGCTGTATGattaaaatttttcatatttgcgATTGATCATTGTTTTAAAAACTTGGACCTTGTTACTGATTATTGAGATGAGATTAAGTTTTGACCTGTAACTGTTTACACAGAGGCTACAGATAGCTTTGTGGGCATCA
This region includes:
- the LOC108209910 gene encoding scarecrow-like protein 13; this translates as MQTFHGSQSSGTTQRLYYQPMQQVEPYWIQNKKASSDNSSQETAHSSPHDEQFFTLDSSPADYVTYDSPSVASISSNRSPFSSQYSQSYRSDQHQSPENTYGSPVSGSSMIDDGNALKHILKELESKLLGPESEADDVCSYSFNSATPEVTSLTKYDRLLQMVPSLDVKQVLVACAEAIADGDVSSVAPLINVLERMVSVTGDPMQRLGAYMMEGIKARMLSSGSIIYKKLKCNEPTSSELMSYMGVIYQIVPFYKFAYMSSNVIIKEAVEYEPVIHIIDFQIAQGSQWVSLIQALSSRPGGPPIVRVTGVDDSNSAYARGGGLQLVGERLTKVAESCGVPFEFHGAAINGSEVKRENLRIRQGEALVVNFPYVLHHMPDESVSTANHRDRLLRLIKSLSPKVVTLVEQESNTNTSPFLLRFRETLDYYTAMFEAIDASRSRDDRQRISAEEHCVARDIVNMIACEGEERVERHELFGKWSSRLRMAGYTQCQLSHTVGGVVQDMLKEYSGYFRLEHRDGALYLRWKNRDLVTCSAWR